A single window of Arvicanthis niloticus isolate mArvNil1 chromosome X, mArvNil1.pat.X, whole genome shotgun sequence DNA harbors:
- the Rs1 gene encoding retinoschisin isoform X3, translated as MPRKIEGFFLLLLFGYEECPYHKPLGFESGEVTPDQITCSNPEQYVGWYSSWTANKARLNSQGFGCAWLSKYQDSSQWLQIDLKEIKVISGILTQGRCDIDEWMTKYSVQYRTDERLNWIYYKDQTGNNRVFYGNSDRSSTVQNLLRPPIISRFIRLIPLGWHVRIAIRMELLECASKCA; from the exons AATGCCCATATCACAAGCCCCTGGGTTTTGAGTCAGGGGAGGTCACACCAGATCAGATCACTTGCTCCAACCCAGAGCAGTATGTGGGCTGGTATTCCTCATGGACGGCGAACAAGGCCCGGCTCAACAGTCAAGGTTTTGG GTGTGCTTGGCTTTCCAAGTATCAGGACAGCAGCCAGTGGTTACAGATAGATTTGAAGGAGATCAAGGTGATTTCGGGGATCCTTACCCAAGGACGCTGTGACATAGATGAGTGGATGACCAAGTACAGTGTGCAATATAGGACTGATGAACGCCTGAATTGGATTTACTATAAGGATCAGACTGGAAACAATCGG GTCTTCTATGGAAACTCAGACCGGAGTTCTACAGTCCAGAACTTACTGAGGCCCCCCATCATTTCCCGCTTCATCCGACtgatccctctaggctggcatgTCCGAATTGCCATCCGGATGGAGCTGCTTGAGTGTGCCAGCAAGTGTGCCTGA